From the Rhodoferax sp. WC2427 genome, one window contains:
- the lspA gene encoding signal peptidase II, whose amino-acid sequence MATRSKSTFGKSGASMLPWLGLALIIFMADQFTKVLIMGYYQLGDSTTVTSFFNIVRAHNTGAAFSFLAGAGGWQRWFFTGLGVVAALFIVYMLRSHAGQKLFSFAMACILGGAIGNVVDRLLHGYVVDFLDFHWRGMHFAAFNVADAGITIGAICLILDELLRVKRGK is encoded by the coding sequence ATGGCGACCCGCAGCAAATCCACTTTTGGCAAGTCCGGTGCCAGCATGCTTCCCTGGCTGGGCCTGGCGCTGATCATTTTCATGGCCGACCAGTTCACCAAAGTGCTGATCATGGGCTACTACCAGCTGGGCGACAGCACCACGGTCACCAGCTTCTTCAACATCGTGCGGGCCCACAACACCGGCGCGGCGTTCTCGTTCCTGGCCGGTGCGGGCGGCTGGCAGCGCTGGTTCTTCACCGGCCTGGGTGTGGTGGCGGCGCTGTTCATCGTGTACATGCTGCGCTCGCATGCCGGGCAAAAGCTGTTTTCGTTCGCCATGGCCTGCATTCTGGGCGGCGCCATCGGCAACGTGGTGGACCGCCTGCTGCACGGCTACGTGGTGGACTTTCTGGACTTCCACTGGCGCGGCATGCACTTTGCGGCCTTCAATGTGGCCGACGCAGGCATCACCATCGGGGCCATCTGCCTGATTCTGGACGAGCTGCTGCGGGTCAAGCGCGGCAAGTAA
- a CDS encoding thioredoxin family protein — protein sequence MPQPYQQEAPARATIDTTPGPLVLEFGDDYCGICAAARPAIEQALAGQPEVQHLKIADGRGRPLGRAFGVKLWPTLVFLQDGHEVARLVRPMQAQPITEVLQLLSK from the coding sequence ATGCCCCAGCCCTACCAGCAAGAAGCCCCCGCCCGCGCCACCATCGACACCACCCCCGGCCCGCTGGTGCTGGAGTTTGGCGACGACTATTGCGGCATTTGCGCGGCGGCGCGCCCGGCCATTGAACAGGCGCTGGCGGGGCAGCCCGAGGTGCAGCACCTGAAGATCGCCGACGGCCGGGGCCGCCCGCTGGGCCGCGCCTTCGGCGTGAAGCTGTGGCCGACCCTGGTGTTTTTGCAAGACGGGCACGAAGTGGCGCGGCTGGTGCGGCCCATGCAGGCGCAGCCAATTACCGAGGTGCTGCAGTTGCTATCTAAATAA
- a CDS encoding sigma-54-dependent Fis family transcriptional regulator, whose amino-acid sequence MSTSASSPQLESTPFSALIDSSRQRSKEYGLEENDRPDLSRAARGLMNQALEENRFLYQHAAPVMETLYEQIANTHSMVLLTARSGMILHSLGDADFLEKASQVALQPGVDWSEKGKGTNAIGTALAEEKPIVVHGSQHFLQANRFLTCSCTPIFDPYGKVIGALDVTGDHRSYHQHTMALARMSAQMIENHMFADVFHTEIMVRFHTRAEFLGTLMEGIAVFDPDGRFITANRSAQFQFGMSSGALAAHTFYSLFRISTSQFHDRVRTAKGNVISLCLHNGVTICCRAEHKTPRAFETVNFSGADIVRPDAQSKGDGKASNSDMRAQQKASLSSLRYLDTGDTQIAAVIEKLQLVRGRDIPIMILGETGTGKDLLAQAIHNDSPRAQHNFVSVNCASIPETLIESELFGYEEGAFTGAKRKGAIGKVQFAHEGTLFLDEIGDMPKHLQARLLRVLQERKVSPLGAGKEVEVDVAVICATNKNLKEMIARGEFREDLYYRLNGLVVRLPALRERQDLEVVARKILASVSQAQVPMGISKEVMSILRQYPWPGNFRQLFNVLRTAVVMAGDSEELQVGHLPEEFLDGLNYAGSRQPDPAAAPVEIRVETPAGSVPTPAPARENHNLESVALEAMAQALRSTRGNVSVAAKLLGVSRNTIYRKKALLPNDIWD is encoded by the coding sequence GTGAGCACATCCGCAAGCAGCCCCCAGCTGGAGAGCACGCCGTTTTCCGCGCTGATCGACTCATCCCGACAGCGCTCCAAGGAATACGGGCTGGAAGAAAACGACCGCCCAGACCTTTCCCGGGCTGCACGCGGCCTGATGAACCAGGCGCTGGAAGAGAACCGCTTTCTCTACCAGCACGCGGCACCGGTCATGGAAACGCTGTACGAGCAAATCGCCAACACCCACAGCATGGTGCTGCTGACGGCGCGCAGCGGCATGATTCTGCATTCGCTGGGCGACGCGGACTTCCTGGAAAAGGCCTCCCAGGTCGCCTTGCAGCCGGGCGTCGACTGGTCTGAAAAAGGCAAGGGCACCAACGCGATTGGCACCGCACTGGCCGAGGAAAAACCGATCGTGGTCCACGGCAGCCAGCACTTTCTGCAGGCCAACCGCTTCCTGACCTGTTCCTGCACACCGATATTCGATCCGTACGGCAAAGTCATTGGCGCACTCGACGTGACCGGCGACCACCGCAGCTACCACCAGCACACGATGGCCTTGGCGCGCATGTCCGCGCAGATGATCGAGAACCACATGTTCGCGGATGTGTTCCACACCGAGATCATGGTGCGCTTCCATACCCGCGCCGAGTTCCTGGGCACGCTGATGGAGGGCATTGCGGTGTTCGATCCGGACGGGCGCTTCATCACCGCCAACCGCAGCGCGCAGTTCCAGTTCGGCATGTCCAGCGGGGCGCTGGCGGCACATACTTTCTACTCGCTGTTTCGCATCTCCACCTCGCAATTCCACGACCGCGTCCGCACCGCCAAAGGCAACGTGATTTCGCTGTGCCTGCACAACGGTGTCACCATTTGCTGCCGCGCAGAACACAAGACACCACGGGCGTTCGAAACCGTCAATTTCTCGGGTGCCGACATCGTTCGGCCAGACGCCCAGTCCAAGGGGGACGGCAAGGCTTCCAATAGCGACATGCGGGCGCAGCAAAAGGCTTCACTGTCCAGCCTGCGCTACCTGGACACGGGCGATACGCAGATTGCGGCGGTGATCGAAAAGCTGCAACTGGTGCGGGGGCGTGACATCCCGATCATGATTCTGGGCGAAACCGGCACCGGCAAGGACCTGCTGGCCCAGGCCATCCACAACGACTCGCCCCGGGCCCAGCACAACTTTGTCTCAGTCAACTGCGCCTCGATCCCTGAGACCCTGATCGAATCTGAACTGTTTGGCTACGAAGAAGGTGCGTTTACCGGCGCCAAGCGCAAAGGCGCTATCGGCAAGGTGCAATTTGCCCATGAAGGCACCTTGTTCCTGGACGAAATTGGCGACATGCCCAAGCATCTCCAGGCCCGGCTGCTGCGGGTGCTGCAAGAGCGCAAAGTCAGCCCCCTGGGCGCAGGCAAGGAAGTCGAGGTCGATGTCGCAGTGATCTGCGCCACCAACAAGAACCTGAAGGAAATGATCGCCCGCGGTGAGTTCCGCGAAGACCTGTACTACCGGCTCAACGGACTGGTGGTGCGCCTGCCAGCCCTGCGCGAACGGCAGGACCTGGAGGTGGTGGCGCGCAAGATTCTGGCCAGCGTGAGCCAGGCCCAGGTGCCCATGGGGATCTCCAAGGAAGTGATGTCCATCCTGCGCCAGTACCCCTGGCCGGGCAATTTCCGCCAGCTGTTCAACGTGCTGCGCACCGCGGTGGTGATGGCTGGGGACTCAGAGGAACTGCAGGTGGGCCACTTGCCCGAGGAGTTTCTGGACGGGTTGAATTACGCCGGATCCCGCCAGCCAGACCCCGCGGCGGCGCCGGTCGAGATCCGGGTGGAAACCCCGGCGGGCTCGGTGCCCACACCGGCACCCGCCCGGGAAAACCACAACCTGGAAAGTGTTGCGCTGGAAGCCATGGCCCAGGCGCTGCGTTCGACCCGGGGCAACGTCTCGGTTGCGGCCAAGTTGCTGGGGGTCTCCCGCAATACGATTTACCGCAAGAAGGCGCTCTTGCCAAACGATATCTGGGACTGA
- a CDS encoding substrate-binding periplasmic protein, whose protein sequence is MKNLPTLASASLLSRRKMLGALPLLLSAAPQAWSQEPTAMEKIKARGTLTVALYKDNAPYSDGAASGMSGLDVGLAQALARQLQLNAALLPFDSGENMNDDLRNMVWRGHYLGYGPADVMLHVPVDKYFMAENRQAFIFGPYTREHLVVLHNPRRLAQVYNPEDLAEQKIAVEQGSGAASALMGYKGGLLRGHTSLYKTGLDAAQAVLAQQSDVAFVTLAQAEAAIFAAKLDRKDWAFSKLVLPGIPPNGWPLGMAVKAGNKELATALDDALDALRKEGTLLALFQSRGLTLAAP, encoded by the coding sequence TTGAAAAATCTGCCCACGCTGGCATCTGCCAGCCTGCTGTCGCGTAGAAAAATGCTGGGTGCCTTGCCCCTGCTGCTGAGTGCAGCTCCCCAGGCCTGGTCGCAGGAGCCCACGGCGATGGAGAAAATCAAGGCCCGCGGAACCCTCACCGTCGCGCTGTACAAAGACAACGCGCCGTACTCCGACGGGGCCGCCTCGGGCATGTCCGGGCTGGACGTCGGTCTGGCCCAGGCCCTGGCCCGGCAGCTGCAGCTCAACGCCGCGCTGCTGCCGTTCGACTCGGGCGAAAACATGAACGACGACCTGCGCAACATGGTCTGGCGTGGCCACTACCTGGGCTACGGCCCGGCCGATGTCATGCTGCACGTGCCGGTCGACAAATACTTCATGGCCGAGAACCGCCAGGCCTTTATTTTTGGCCCCTACACCCGCGAACACCTGGTGGTGCTGCACAACCCCCGGCGGCTGGCCCAGGTCTACAACCCCGAGGACCTGGCGGAGCAGAAGATCGCCGTGGAGCAAGGCAGCGGAGCCGCCAGCGCCCTGATGGGCTACAAGGGCGGTTTGCTGCGCGGGCATACCTCCCTCTACAAAACCGGTCTGGACGCGGCCCAGGCGGTGTTGGCGCAGCAATCGGATGTGGCCTTTGTGACGCTAGCGCAGGCCGAGGCCGCCATATTTGCCGCCAAGCTGGACCGGAAGGACTGGGCTTTTTCCAAGCTGGTGCTGCCCGGCATCCCCCCCAATGGCTGGCCGCTGGGCATGGCCGTCAAGGCCGGGAACAAAGAGCTGGCCACCGCGCTGGACGATGCGCTGGATGCGCTGCGCAAAGAGGGCACGCTGCTGGCGCTGTTCCAGTCGCGCGGCCTGACCCTGGCGGCGCCCTGA
- a CDS encoding beta-propeller fold lactonase family protein yields MKTLLKTGWSLCLAACLSSLSLQAAADIFVSSEKDNQILHMDPEGKPIRTIRTCLRPRHMAWAQGGLLIMVACGDSNQIGVVDVQAGKLIDTIPSGDSPEIFSLSPDGKTAYVSIEEENQMAAYDLASKKQLFAVKTGTEPEGVLASADGKFVYVTSEGANTVYAVDVATRKLAGQVKVGMRPRRFALTPDGSELWVTNELGASVSIIDTRAMKVKQTLAFQLPGMRAADITPVGMLMTADGKTVWVALGRANHVAEVDVATRTVRRVVLVGKRAWGVALNKDGSRLFVANGMSDDMTIINTENGKALKTVPVGRVPHTILAN; encoded by the coding sequence ATGAAAACGCTTTTGAAAACCGGCTGGTCCCTGTGCCTGGCCGCGTGCCTGTCCAGCCTGAGCCTGCAGGCCGCCGCCGATATTTTTGTCAGCAGCGAAAAAGACAACCAGATCCTGCACATGGACCCGGAGGGCAAGCCCATCCGCACCATCCGCACCTGCCTGCGGCCCCGGCACATGGCCTGGGCGCAAGGCGGGCTGCTGATCATGGTGGCCTGCGGCGACAGCAACCAGATCGGCGTGGTCGATGTGCAGGCGGGCAAGCTGATCGACACCATCCCCAGTGGCGACAGCCCGGAGATATTCTCCCTGTCGCCCGACGGAAAGACCGCCTACGTGTCCATCGAAGAAGAGAACCAGATGGCGGCCTACGACCTGGCCAGCAAGAAGCAGTTGTTTGCCGTCAAGACCGGTACCGAGCCCGAGGGCGTGCTGGCATCCGCAGACGGCAAGTTTGTCTACGTCACTTCGGAGGGCGCCAACACCGTCTACGCCGTCGACGTGGCCACGCGCAAGCTCGCCGGGCAGGTGAAGGTGGGCATGCGGCCCCGTCGCTTTGCGCTCACCCCCGATGGCAGCGAGCTGTGGGTTACCAACGAGCTGGGTGCCAGCGTCAGCATCATCGACACGCGCGCCATGAAGGTGAAGCAGACCTTGGCTTTCCAGCTCCCGGGCATGCGCGCCGCCGACATCACGCCGGTCGGCATGCTGATGACGGCCGACGGCAAAACCGTGTGGGTGGCGCTCGGGCGGGCCAACCATGTGGCCGAGGTGGACGTGGCCACCCGCACCGTGCGCCGGGTAGTGCTGGTGGGCAAACGGGCCTGGGGTGTGGCCTTGAACAAGGACGGTTCACGCCTGTTTGTCGCCAATGGCATGTCGGACGACATGACCATCATCAACACCGAGAACGGCAAGGCGCTGAAGACGGTGCCGGTCGGGCGCGTGCCGCACACCATTCTGGCGAACTGA
- the pedF gene encoding cytochrome c-550 PedF produces the protein MAHGDVVPQSVDTHTLPQLGSEWRESNPYSTGDGHKEALRIGTSAYNQNCARCHGLEAISGGISPDLRKLDADCMGLADATKKQACFKEMDDYFLSTVRRGRARDGRVYMPPFEGILTQEAIWSIKTYLETRREP, from the coding sequence ATGGCACACGGAGACGTGGTGCCGCAATCCGTCGATACCCACACCCTGCCCCAGCTGGGCAGCGAATGGCGGGAAAGCAATCCGTATTCGACTGGCGACGGCCACAAAGAGGCGCTGCGCATCGGCACCTCTGCCTACAACCAGAACTGCGCGCGGTGCCATGGGCTGGAGGCCATCTCGGGGGGCATCTCTCCGGATCTGCGCAAGCTGGACGCAGACTGCATGGGGCTGGCGGACGCCACGAAAAAGCAGGCCTGTTTCAAAGAAATGGACGACTACTTCCTCTCCACCGTACGCCGTGGCCGTGCGCGTGACGGGCGGGTGTACATGCCGCCGTTCGAGGGCATCCTGACCCAAGAGGCCATCTGGTCCATCAAGACCTACCTGGAAACCCGCCGCGAGCCCTGA
- a CDS encoding VOC family protein encodes MSIQLDHTIVPSRDKVAAARMLAELLDVPWAPSGMGPFAPVYLNDGLTLDFIDTDDAFPVYHFCFRVTEADFDAILARIQAQGLPYRSTVRGSMDMQVNHQFGGRNVYWNQPDGHQWEILTVSYARQP; translated from the coding sequence ATGTCCATCCAGCTCGACCACACCATTGTTCCCAGCCGCGACAAGGTCGCCGCGGCGCGCATGCTGGCGGAGCTACTGGACGTGCCCTGGGCCCCCAGCGGCATGGGGCCGTTTGCGCCGGTTTACCTTAACGACGGGCTGACGCTGGACTTCATCGACACCGACGACGCATTTCCGGTCTACCACTTTTGCTTCCGCGTCACCGAGGCCGATTTCGACGCCATCCTGGCGCGCATCCAGGCCCAGGGCCTGCCCTACCGCAGCACGGTGCGGGGCAGCATGGACATGCAGGTCAACCACCAGTTTGGGGGCCGCAATGTCTACTGGAACCAGCCCGACGGGCACCAGTGGGAGATCCTGACGGTCAGCTACGCGCGCCAGCCGTAG
- a CDS encoding MBL fold metallo-hydrolase RNA specificity domain-containing protein, with protein sequence MKLTFIGAAQEVTGSCFLVETGTLRFLVDCGMFQGGSEARARNLQAWTFDPRQVDFVLLTHAHIDHSGLLPRLCALGFRGSIITTHATADLLAVMLLDSAHIQETDWARAQRKNHRQRKRAGAPAPLYTVAQAQACLEQLSGVAYDEDVRPDPGLRCRFRDAGHILGSASLELWVTEGKKTTKLVFSGDLGQPGRPIVRDPTTITHADVLLVESTYGDRLHRSLKDTVDELVEVIGTTTQRKGNTIIPAFALGRTQEVIWLLADLCRQGRLPRLTVFVDSPMATKATDITWRHKALLDAETQAYLLPQDTLSQWIDLHFTQTVEESVALNAIQSGAIIISASGMCDAGRIKHHLSHNLGRPECAIVIIGFQAAGTLGRKLVDGVKRVRIFGEEHVVRAHIHTIGGLSAHADQAALLGWLQGFTHAPRRTFVVHGEAQTARGFADRIAQTRGWKVEVPAPGTQVDL encoded by the coding sequence ATGAAGCTGACATTCATCGGTGCCGCGCAGGAAGTCACTGGCTCGTGCTTTCTGGTCGAGACCGGCACGCTGCGGTTTCTGGTCGATTGCGGGATGTTCCAGGGCGGTAGCGAAGCCCGGGCACGCAACCTCCAGGCCTGGACATTCGACCCGCGGCAGGTCGACTTCGTGCTGCTCACCCATGCCCACATCGACCACAGCGGCCTGTTGCCTCGGCTGTGCGCGCTGGGTTTTCGGGGCTCGATCATCACCACCCACGCCACCGCGGATCTGCTGGCGGTGATGCTGCTCGACAGCGCGCACATCCAGGAAACCGATTGGGCCCGGGCCCAGCGCAAAAACCACCGGCAGCGCAAGCGGGCCGGCGCACCCGCGCCGCTGTACACGGTGGCGCAGGCGCAGGCCTGTCTGGAGCAGCTGAGCGGCGTGGCCTACGACGAAGATGTCCGGCCCGATCCGGGCCTGCGGTGCCGCTTTCGCGATGCGGGCCACATCCTGGGCTCGGCGAGTCTGGAGCTGTGGGTGACCGAAGGCAAAAAGACCACCAAGCTGGTCTTCTCTGGCGACCTGGGGCAACCGGGTCGGCCCATCGTGCGCGACCCCACCACCATCACCCATGCCGATGTCCTGCTGGTCGAATCCACCTACGGCGACCGCCTGCACCGGTCGCTCAAGGACACCGTGGACGAACTCGTCGAGGTGATTGGCACAACCACCCAGCGCAAAGGCAACACCATCATTCCCGCCTTTGCCCTGGGGCGGACCCAGGAGGTAATCTGGCTGCTGGCCGACCTGTGCCGACAAGGCCGCCTGCCGCGGCTGACCGTATTTGTCGATTCCCCCATGGCCACCAAAGCCACCGACATCACCTGGCGGCACAAGGCATTGCTGGACGCGGAAACCCAGGCCTACCTGCTGCCCCAAGACACCTTGTCCCAATGGATCGACCTGCACTTCACCCAAACCGTGGAAGAGTCGGTGGCGCTGAACGCCATCCAGTCTGGGGCCATCATCATCTCGGCCAGCGGCATGTGCGACGCGGGCCGTATCAAACACCACCTGAGCCACAACCTCGGGCGGCCCGAATGCGCCATTGTCATCATCGGCTTCCAGGCCGCGGGCACGCTGGGCCGCAAACTGGTGGACGGCGTCAAGCGGGTGCGCATCTTTGGTGAAGAGCACGTGGTGCGGGCGCACATCCACACCATCGGCGGGCTGTCGGCCCACGCCGACCAGGCCGCGCTGCTGGGCTGGCTGCAGGGGTTTACGCACGCACCCCGGCGTACTTTTGTGGTCCATGGCGAGGCGCAAACGGCCCGTGGATTTGCCGACCGGATCGCCCAGACGCGGGGCTGGAAGGTCGAGGTGCCTGCGCCCGGCACGCAGGTAGACCTGTGA
- the ileS gene encoding isoleucine--tRNA ligase has translation MTESTAPDYRSTLNLPDTPFPMRGDLPKREPGWVKEWEDKGLYKRLRDARLGAPKFVLHDGPPYANGNIHIGHAVNKILKDMIVKARQLKGMDATYVPGWDCHGLPIENAIEKLHGRNLSRDEVQAKSRAFAAEQIAGQMTDFKRLGVLGEWDNPYRTMDYANEANEIRALKRIMERGFVYRGLKPVYWCFDCGSSLAEFEIEYADKKSQTLDVAFECAEPEKLAAAFGLASLPQPAFAVIWTTTAWTIPANQALNLNPALTYALVQTERGILLLAEDLVEKATARYALNGTVLATALGEKLALINFKHPLYDVDPGYQRLSPVFLADYATADDGTGIVHSSPAYGVEDFNSCVANGIKTDDILNPVQGNGRYVDDLPLFGGLNIWKAAPLVIDKLREHDRLFATETITHSYPHCWRHKTPVIYRAAAQWFIRMDEGEGVFTVDKAPQTLRKLALAAIEETSFYPENGKTRLRDMIAGRPDWCISRQRNWGVPLPFFIHTATGELHPRTMELMDLAANMVQAGGVEAWSKATAESLIGDDAPNYSKVNDILDVWFDSGTTHEHVLRASHKEQSQWPADLYLEGHDQHRGWFHSSLLTSCAMYDHAPYKGLLTHGFTVDGRGRKMSKSEGNVVAPQEVSDKMGAEIIRLWCASTDYSGDLAIDAKILARVVDTYRRVRNTLKFLMANVSDFNPATDAVPFDQLLEIDRYALGRAAQLQADILAHYEVYEFHPVVAKLQVYCSEDLGAFYLDVLKDRLYTTAPKSLARRSAQTALWQITHAMLRWMAPFLSFTAEEAWKIFGSSDSIFLETYAELPAPDAALLAKWSRIREIRDAVNKDIEVLRADGKVGASLQANVDLAVPADDFALLSSLGADLKFVFITSAITLVATPAVAISAKASLDTKCERCWHYTPDVGVDAAHPTLCGRCSSNLYGAGETRVFA, from the coding sequence ATGACTGAATCCACCGCCCCCGACTACCGCAGCACCCTGAACCTGCCTGACACCCCCTTCCCCATGCGCGGCGACCTGCCCAAGCGCGAGCCGGGCTGGGTCAAGGAATGGGAAGACAAGGGCTTGTACAAGCGCCTGCGCGATGCCCGCCTGGGCGCACCCAAGTTTGTGCTGCACGACGGCCCGCCCTACGCCAACGGCAACATCCACATCGGCCACGCCGTCAACAAGATCCTGAAGGACATGATCGTCAAGGCCCGCCAGCTCAAGGGCATGGACGCGACCTACGTGCCCGGCTGGGACTGCCACGGTCTGCCAATCGAAAACGCCATCGAAAAGCTGCATGGCCGCAACCTGAGCCGCGACGAAGTGCAGGCCAAGAGCCGCGCCTTTGCCGCCGAGCAGATCGCGGGCCAGATGACCGACTTCAAGCGCCTGGGCGTGCTGGGCGAGTGGGACAACCCCTACCGCACCATGGACTACGCCAACGAGGCCAACGAAATCCGCGCACTGAAACGCATCATGGAACGCGGCTTTGTGTACCGGGGCTTGAAGCCCGTGTACTGGTGCTTCGACTGCGGCAGCTCGCTGGCCGAGTTCGAGATCGAATACGCCGACAAGAAGTCGCAAACCCTGGACGTGGCCTTTGAATGCGCCGAGCCCGAAAAGCTCGCCGCCGCCTTTGGCCTGGCATCGCTGCCCCAGCCCGCCTTCGCCGTGATCTGGACCACCACCGCCTGGACCATCCCCGCCAACCAGGCGCTGAACCTGAACCCGGCCCTGACCTACGCCCTGGTGCAAACCGAGCGCGGCATCCTGCTGCTGGCCGAAGATTTGGTCGAGAAAGCCACCGCCCGCTACGCGCTGAACGGCACCGTGCTGGCCACCGCCCTGGGCGAAAAACTCGCGCTGATCAATTTCAAGCACCCGCTGTATGACGTAGACCCGGGCTACCAGCGCCTGAGCCCCGTGTTCCTGGCCGACTACGCCACCGCCGACGACGGCACCGGCATCGTCCACTCCTCGCCCGCCTACGGCGTAGAAGATTTCAACTCCTGCGTGGCCAATGGCATCAAGACGGACGACATCCTCAACCCCGTGCAAGGCAATGGCCGCTACGTAGACGATTTGCCGCTGTTTGGCGGGCTGAACATCTGGAAGGCCGCGCCGCTGGTGATCGACAAGCTGCGTGAGCACGACCGCCTGTTTGCCACCGAGACCATCACCCACAGCTACCCGCACTGCTGGCGCCACAAAACCCCGGTGATCTACCGGGCCGCCGCCCAGTGGTTTATCCGCATGGACGAGGGTGAGGGCGTGTTCACCGTGGACAAGGCCCCGCAAACCCTGCGCAAGCTGGCCCTGGCCGCCATCGAAGAAACCAGCTTCTACCCCGAAAACGGCAAAACCCGGCTGCGCGACATGATCGCGGGCCGGCCCGACTGGTGCATCAGCCGCCAGCGCAACTGGGGCGTGCCCCTGCCCTTCTTCATCCACACCGCCACGGGCGAGCTGCACCCGCGCACCATGGAGCTGATGGACCTGGCCGCCAACATGGTACAGGCCGGTGGCGTGGAAGCCTGGAGCAAGGCCACGGCCGAGTCACTGATTGGCGACGATGCGCCAAACTACAGCAAGGTCAACGACATCCTGGACGTGTGGTTCGACTCCGGCACCACCCACGAGCACGTGCTGCGCGCCAGCCACAAAGAGCAATCGCAGTGGCCCGCCGACCTGTACCTGGAAGGCCACGACCAGCACCGCGGCTGGTTCCACAGCTCGCTGCTCACCTCCTGCGCCATGTACGACCACGCGCCCTACAAGGGCCTGCTGACCCACGGCTTCACCGTCGACGGGCGCGGCCGCAAGATGAGCAAGAGCGAAGGCAACGTGGTGGCCCCGCAAGAGGTCAGCGACAAGATGGGCGCGGAAATCATCCGCCTGTGGTGCGCCTCCACCGACTACTCGGGCGATCTGGCCATCGACGCGAAGATCTTGGCCCGCGTGGTGGACACGTACCGCCGGGTGCGCAACACGCTGAAGTTCCTGATGGCCAATGTCAGCGACTTCAACCCTGCCACCGACGCAGTGCCGTTCGACCAGCTGCTGGAAATCGACCGCTACGCCCTGGGCCGCGCGGCCCAGCTGCAGGCCGACATCCTGGCCCACTACGAGGTGTACGAGTTCCACCCCGTGGTGGCCAAGCTGCAGGTGTACTGCAGCGAAGACCTGGGCGCCTTCTACCTAGACGTGCTCAAAGACCGCCTCTACACCACCGCACCGAAGTCCCTGGCCCGCCGCAGTGCCCAAACCGCGCTCTGGCAGATCACCCACGCCATGCTGCGCTGGATGGCCCCGTTCCTGAGCTTCACGGCCGAAGAGGCGTGGAAGATCTTTGGCAGCAGCGACTCCATCTTTCTGGAAACCTATGCCGAGCTGCCCGCGCCGGACGCCGCCCTGCTGGCCAAGTGGAGCCGCATCCGCGAGATCCGCGACGCGGTGAACAAGGACATCGAAGTGCTGCGCGCCGACGGCAAGGTGGGTGCATCGCTGCAGGCCAATGTCGACCTGGCGGTGCCCGCCGACGACTTCGCCTTGCTGTCCAGCCTGGGCGCGGACCTGAAGTTTGTGTTCATCACCTCCGCTATTACTTTGGTAGCTACTCCCGCTGTAGCCATCAGCGCAAAGGCCAGTTTAGACACCAAATGCGAACGCTGCTGGCACTACACGCCCGACGTGGGCGTGGACGCGGCCCACCCCACCCTGTGTGGCCGTTGCAGCAGCAACCTGTATGGCGCTGGTGAAACCCGGGTGTTTGCATAA
- a CDS encoding c-type cytochrome — protein MKILAIPLLMVWGAVQAAQPLSQADTKSAMELAKNNGCFSCHSTAEKVVGPSYSSVAAKYSDDKDAVASLVQSIQYGSKGKWGRIPMPPHASLGKDDLNLLARWILTVEK, from the coding sequence ATGAAAATCCTCGCAATCCCACTATTGATGGTCTGGGGCGCCGTCCAGGCGGCACAGCCTTTGAGCCAGGCGGATACCAAGTCGGCGATGGAGTTGGCCAAGAACAATGGCTGTTTCAGTTGCCACTCCACTGCGGAAAAAGTGGTTGGCCCGTCCTACTCGAGCGTGGCGGCCAAGTACAGTGACGACAAGGACGCGGTGGCATCGCTGGTGCAATCCATCCAATACGGCTCCAAGGGCAAGTGGGGCCGCATCCCCATGCCGCCGCATGCCTCGCTCGGCAAAGACGATCTCAATTTGCTGGCGCGCTGGATTCTCACGGTCGAGAAGTAA